Proteins from a single region of Dasypus novemcinctus isolate mDasNov1 chromosome 16, mDasNov1.1.hap2, whole genome shotgun sequence:
- the LOC139436636 gene encoding endogenous retrovirus group K member 6 Gag polyprotein-like, with translation MGGRLSSRQAPQVRVLAGLLDTNGVRISLCQLQKYWDLLLPFSLWLATCHLWSPETYTRLIDRVTSSMENDGRSFPPGLLPTLVAIRACLLGAPAPKGAYYSDAQGDKRPLHCGSGEGESDPDNSDTQSLSDQLKADLEQNPPKDCGHQDGELPPSSPPEKGKSPPGRQDGKLPPSSPLERGKSPPRGQAGRNSSSLYPPLPVVAPSWGDPEGGLQPSYKPPEVLRPPFAQRPHDWYPFTPNEIKNLRRAVKEDGLGSPYTQQLLEELGTQLVLPYDWVSLGRAILTPGQFIEWRAHFQAEAERRVAENTRAGIQDPTDAYTGTRWYAGPNRYRNAPPGFWLRLREVALRAFRSAATSRPQKFTQLTQGKDEEFSTFLLRVNEACKRKVVGEQAQLALTRELILEGANEVCRQVILTMRDKGVHDWVLACRSLDPQATSLAKAIATALAISSDCFRCGETGHFA, from the exons ATGGGCGGGCGCCTATCTTCCCGCCAAGCACCGCAAGTCAGGGTACTTGCCGGCCTCTTAGACACTAATGGCGTCAGGATTTCCCTGTGCCAACTGCAAAAGTACTGGGACCTCCTTCTACCTTTCAGTCTGTGGCTggccacctgccacctttggagcccagaAACTTACACGCGCCTAATTGATCGCGTTACCTCCTCGATGGAGAATGATGGCAGGTCATTCCCCCCGGGCCTTCTGCCCACGCTCGTGGCCATCCGCGCTTGTCTTCTCGGCGCACCTGCTCCGAAAGGCGCCTATTACAGTGACGCACAGGGCGATAAACGACCCCTCCATTGCGGCTCTGGAGAGGGGGAGTCGGATCCCGACAACTCCGACACCCAGTCTCTGTCAGATCAGCTTAAGGCCGATCTTGAACAGAATCCCCCTAAGGACTGCGGCCatcaagatggcgaacttcctccttcttctccgcCGGAAAAGGGGAAGTCCCCGCCGGGGCGCCAAGATGgcaaacttcctccttcttctccgcTGGAAAGGGGGAagtccccaccaagggggcaggcgGGCAGAAATTCCAGCTCCCTATACCCGCCCCTTCCTGTTGTGGCGCCATCTTGGGGCGACCCAGAGGGCGGGCTGCAGCCATCGTATAAGCCACCGGAAGTGCTGCGGCCGCCATTTG CGCAGCGCCCGCATGACTGGTATCCCTTCACTCCCAATGAAATCAAGAATCTCCGGCGcgcagtgaaggaggatggtctcGGTAGCCCATACACCCAGCAACTTTTAGAGGAGCTCGGCACGCAGCTGGTCCTCCCGTACGATTGGGTCTCCCTGGGCCGTGCCATTCTGACCCCAGGACAGTTCATTGAATGGAGAGCACATTTCCAGGCAGAGGCAGAAAGGCGTGTCGCCGAGAACACCAGGGCAGGCATCCAAGACCCTACGGACGCATACACCGGCACCAGATGGTACGCTGGCCCCAATCGCTACCGGAATGCCCCGCCTGGCTTTTGGCTCCGGCTCCGGGAAGTTGCCCTCCGAGCCTTCCGTAGCGCCGCCACCTCTCGGCCTCAGAAATTCACCCAACTGACACAGGGCAAGGATGAAGAGTTCTCTACCTTCCTCTTGAGAGTCAATGAGGCCTGCAAGCGCAAGGTCGTCGGGGAGCAAGCCCAACTAGCTCTCACCAGAGAGCTCATCTTAGAGGGAGCGAACGAGGTTTGCAGACAGGTCATCCTCACCATGAGAGACAAAGGGGTGCATGATTGGGTCCTGGCCTGTCGCAGCCTTGATCCACAAGCCACCTCTCTAGCCAAGGCTATAGCTACAGCCCTCGCCATCTCTTCTGACTGCTtcagatgtggagagacaggtcaCTTCGCCTGA